The Brachyspira hyodysenteriae ATCC 27164 sequence TGCCATATCAATATATCTTGCATTATTCACATGATTATTATCATCTATAAAATATTTTTTTACTTTGAATCTGTCAACTTCTTCTAATAAATTATTGTCAACTTTTATTTTTCTAGGTAAATAATTCATTTCCTGCTTATTATCAAATTTAAAATTTTCTATAAATGATGAAGGCACTCTAATCAAATTACCATTAGATAAATCTACAAATCCGCCTATAGCATAGCAAATAGCAAGTTCATTATAATTTTCATCATATATAACAGTATTTCTATAACCATAAGCCTCATTACATTCATAAACATAAGTACGCACTATAACTTTATCGCTATACTTTGGAAGTTTATATATATCAACTTGCCTAGATACCAAAAACATACTCACATTGTTTTCATTAAAATATTTTGTAAGATCCTCTTCTGAATCTAATTGAAAAAAAGAACAGTCCTGCATAAGATCAAATATTGATGATGTTTTTAAAAGTCCATCTTTATCAATCTGACTTGTTCCTACAATTGTTTTCATTTCATACATAAATAATACCTTTTCTTAAATTTAATTAATATAATTCAAATATTATAATACTAAAATTATAATTGTCAAAGCTATTAAATAATGGTAATTTCATATATACCGCACGGTTAGTTTATTTCTTATATAATGAAAACTCTATTATTTAATACGCTAATTTTATATATAAAAATTTAATCGTGCGTTGATAGTGCTTTAAATTTAAAAAACTCTAGGGTGGGCATCTATAATTCATATTTAAGTTATAAAAATAAATAAAACTATAAATTCAAAATAAATCATTAAATATTAAGGGTGGGGAATGAAAGTAAAATTTAAAATCTACTTACATATCCCGCCCTTTAAATTCATAGATTCATTTAATATTTTAACTATATTTATCTTTATTAATTTACAAAGAAAAAAGAAATCCCGCCCAAGTTTTGATTAGATTAAATACTGAATTTACCGCACGATTAATATAATTTTTCTAATTAATGAAATTTTAAAAATGAACTATTTTAAATTATTAGATTTATTCAACGTGCGATTTAGAAATTAAAAAAGAATTTATAAAATTACACCAAGAGTAAGCATTCTTCCCACCTGAACACCATCTCGTCTGTAAGAATAACAAATATCATCATAAGTATTTATTTTAGAAATCTCAATATTATTTTCTAAGATACCGCATTCAATAATCTGATCTTTTATTTCTAAACCATTATCAATATGCCATTTATCATTAATCATACCTTTATTTTTGAAATGCTCTGCTACTTCATCACCTACTTCATAATCTTTTTGAGCTATATAAGGCCCTATATAAGCATACATTTTTGAAGGATTGGCATTATATTCTTTTTTCATTAAATCTATAGTTTTTGCAGTA is a genomic window containing:
- a CDS encoding acyl-[acyl-carrier-protein] thioesterase, which encodes MYEMKTIVGTSQIDKDGLLKTSSIFDLMQDCSFFQLDSEEDLTKYFNENNVSMFLVSRQVDIYKLPKYSDKVIVRTYVYECNEAYGYRNTVIYDENYNELAICYAIGGFVDLSNGNLIRVPSSFIENFKFDNKQEMNYLPRKIKVDNNLLEEVDRFKVKKYFIDDNNHVNNARYIDMAIDYVDDYYKRIRIEYRVPAALGDTIVVKKAVIDDKVLLKFDSEDNKTYAILEFSYSL